A section of the Saccharopolyspora gregorii genome encodes:
- a CDS encoding lasso peptide biosynthesis PqqD family chaperone, producing the protein MGVRLHHEVSLAGTDEGSVLPDQRSGEYWQLNGSAATALRMLLDGAGEHEVAAALVADSPPGDVGLDEALRDVRELTAQLAAARLAVRS; encoded by the coding sequence ATGGGAGTGCGGTTGCACCACGAGGTGTCGCTGGCGGGCACCGACGAAGGATCGGTGCTGCCGGACCAGCGGTCCGGGGAGTACTGGCAGCTCAACGGATCAGCGGCGACCGCGCTGCGGATGCTGCTCGACGGCGCCGGGGAGCACGAGGTCGCGGCGGCGCTGGTCGCCGACAGCCCGCCCGGTGACGTCGGCCTGGACGAGGCGCTGCGCGATGTGCGGGAACTGACCGCACAACTGGCGGCGGCCCGGTTGGCGGTGCGCTCGTGA
- a CDS encoding lasso peptide biosynthesis B2 protein has protein sequence MSTPEALFRSATRPPLRARLAARLAVVVALGLSRLPPRRIRAVLAVIRGRARPAEHDRALAIRQAVVAVSLTCAGKGCLPRSIAIALLCRCRGQWPTWRVGARTDPFGAHAWVEADGIAVGENASIDSFHPLLTVPPLAR, from the coding sequence GTGAGCACCCCCGAAGCGCTGTTCCGCAGCGCCACCCGCCCGCCGCTGCGGGCCCGGCTGGCGGCACGGCTCGCCGTGGTCGTCGCGCTGGGCCTGTCCCGGTTGCCGCCGCGCCGGATTCGCGCGGTGCTCGCGGTGATCCGCGGCCGGGCTCGGCCCGCCGAGCACGATCGAGCACTCGCGATCCGGCAGGCCGTGGTGGCGGTGAGCCTGACCTGCGCTGGCAAGGGCTGCCTGCCGCGGTCGATCGCCATCGCCCTGCTGTGCCGCTGCCGCGGGCAGTGGCCGACCTGGCGGGTGGGAGCGCGCACCGACCCGTTCGGCGCGCACGCCTGGGTGGAGGCCGACGGCATCGCGGTCGGCGAGAACGCGAGCATCGACTCGTTCCACCCCCTGCTGACCGTGCCGCCGCTCGCGCGGTGA